From the Chitinolyticbacter meiyuanensis genome, one window contains:
- a CDS encoding TonB-dependent receptor, whose protein sequence is MFYRCIGSPPRALPLAPLVAALTLAQAPSVLADDETTLPAVVVTANPLGNADPLATTSVLQGPALLLRDATTLGDVLAGQPGVASTSFGPGASRPILRGLDGDRIRILQNGVGALDASGLSYDHAVAQDVASAERIEVVRGPAALLYGGSAIGGVVNTLDNRIPQARLDGSTGTARLEYGGAANERLVAGQLEAGDGNYAVHVDGFNRRSRDLRIPGYAWSERQRAGLGSFTPPEHDHGHEHEEEGHEAHAESAYGTLPNSDSRAYGGAIGLSRTWDDGHLGLSLGSYRSNYGSVAEEDVRLDMKQDRLALSFARQGLTGAFTGIAADLAYTDYRHQELHGSEVGTTFKNQGVEGRIEARHAPLAGADGVIGLQFGHSDFSALGDEAFVPDTGSAQLALFALEQWQLSALQLSLGGRVEHSRYDPDGGDNRRFADMAAQRFTAGSLSAGLVAPLAPGWSFAGQLAYTERAPSYYELYANGAHVATGTFERGDPDAGKERATSIEAALRYQAGASRLSLGAYYSRYANFIALERTGLWCHAHGDHDHCGDEAHDGDAPEYQYQGVPAKLYGLELDSSWRMYADIARSVDLLVWGDITRGINRETGEPLPRLAPARIASAVVYGQGAWSVRGELQHATDQNHVPSGDTPTDGYTVANVAISYRFKQGASDWLAYLRGDNLGNEEIRYASALTRDIAPQGRRSARVGMQVAF, encoded by the coding sequence ATGTTCTACCGTTGCATCGGCAGCCCGCCTCGGGCGCTGCCGCTGGCCCCGCTCGTCGCCGCGCTGACACTCGCGCAGGCCCCATCCGTATTGGCGGACGACGAAACCACGCTCCCTGCAGTCGTCGTCACCGCCAACCCGCTCGGCAATGCTGATCCGCTCGCCACCACCAGCGTGCTGCAAGGACCGGCATTGCTGCTGCGCGATGCCACCACGCTGGGCGACGTGCTGGCTGGACAGCCAGGCGTCGCGTCGACGTCGTTCGGGCCGGGTGCCAGTCGCCCCATCCTGCGCGGCCTCGATGGTGATCGCATCCGCATCCTGCAGAACGGCGTCGGCGCGCTCGATGCCTCCGGGCTGTCGTACGACCATGCAGTGGCGCAGGATGTGGCAAGCGCCGAGCGCATCGAGGTCGTGCGCGGCCCGGCCGCCCTGCTCTATGGCGGCAGCGCCATCGGCGGCGTGGTCAATACGCTCGACAACCGCATCCCGCAGGCCCGGCTCGATGGCAGCACCGGCACCGCCCGCCTGGAATACGGTGGCGCCGCCAACGAACGGCTGGTCGCCGGCCAGCTCGAGGCGGGCGACGGCAACTACGCCGTTCACGTCGACGGCTTCAATCGCCGCAGCCGCGACCTGCGCATCCCCGGCTACGCCTGGTCCGAGCGACAGCGCGCCGGCCTCGGCAGCTTTACGCCACCGGAGCATGATCACGGGCACGAGCACGAGGAGGAAGGCCACGAGGCACACGCCGAATCCGCCTACGGCACACTGCCCAACAGTGATAGCCGCGCCTACGGTGGCGCCATCGGCCTGTCCCGCACCTGGGACGATGGCCACCTCGGTCTCTCGCTCGGCAGCTATCGCAGCAACTATGGCTCGGTCGCCGAGGAAGATGTGCGGCTGGACATGAAGCAGGATCGGCTGGCGCTGTCATTCGCGCGGCAAGGTCTCACCGGCGCCTTCACCGGCATCGCAGCCGATCTGGCCTACACCGACTATCGCCACCAGGAGCTGCACGGCAGTGAGGTTGGCACCACGTTCAAGAACCAGGGCGTCGAGGGCCGGATCGAGGCGCGGCATGCGCCGCTGGCCGGTGCCGACGGCGTGATCGGGCTGCAGTTCGGCCACAGCGATTTCTCCGCGCTCGGCGACGAGGCCTTCGTGCCGGATACCGGCAGCGCGCAGCTGGCACTGTTCGCTCTGGAACAATGGCAACTGTCCGCACTGCAACTGAGCTTGGGCGGCCGCGTCGAGCACAGCCGCTACGATCCGGACGGCGGCGACAACCGCCGCTTCGCCGACATGGCGGCGCAACGCTTCACCGCCGGCTCGTTGTCCGCCGGGCTGGTTGCCCCGCTGGCGCCGGGCTGGTCGTTCGCCGGCCAGCTTGCCTACACCGAACGCGCGCCGAGCTACTACGAGCTTTATGCCAATGGCGCGCACGTGGCCACCGGCACGTTCGAACGCGGTGATCCGGATGCGGGCAAGGAACGTGCGACCTCGATCGAGGCCGCACTGCGTTATCAGGCCGGCGCCAGCCGGCTGTCGCTGGGCGCCTACTACAGCCGCTACGCCAACTTCATTGCGCTGGAGCGCACCGGACTGTGGTGCCACGCCCACGGCGACCACGACCATTGCGGGGACGAGGCGCACGATGGCGATGCGCCCGAATATCAGTATCAGGGCGTACCGGCCAAACTCTACGGACTGGAATTGGACAGCAGCTGGCGGATGTACGCCGACATAGCCCGCAGCGTCGATCTGCTGGTGTGGGGCGACATCACACGCGGGATCAATCGGGAAACTGGTGAACCGTTGCCGCGGCTGGCGCCGGCCCGCATCGCCAGCGCGGTGGTCTACGGCCAGGGCGCCTGGTCCGTACGCGGTGAGCTACAGCACGCCACCGATCAGAACCACGTGCCGTCGGGCGATACGCCAACCGACGGCTACACCGTGGCCAACGTGGCAATCAGCTATCGCTTCAAGCAAGGCGCCAGCGACTGGTTGGCCTATTTGCGCGGCGACAATCTGGGCAACGAGGAGATCCGCTACGCCAGCGCGCTGACCCGCGATATCGCGCCGCAAGGCAGGCGCAGCGCCCGCGTCGGCATGCAGGTTGCGTTCTAG
- the dbpA gene encoding ATP-dependent RNA helicase DbpA, with product MSRSAPTFASLSLPPELLANLDSLGFSAMTAIQAQSLPLVLAGQDVIAQAKTGSGKTAAFGLGMLLQLNLTLFKVQGMVLCPTRELADQVAKELRRLGRHLPNLKILTLCGGTPLGPQAGSLEHGAHLVVGTPGRIQDHLHKGTLDLARLRMLVLDEADRMLDMGFAGEVDDVISFCPARRQTLLFSATYPEEIRQLSASVQRDAAVVTVEALHDAKHIEQQVYAVKDNGEKPALLKAILAHYQPASTVVFCNTKVDCQQLADALRADGYAALALHGDLEQRDRDLMLVRFANGSSPILVATDMAARGLDIKDLAAVVNYELPYDPEVYVHRIGRTGRAGKHGYAFSLVSPSQAKRQKGIEAYLDYSLPLSDAGQLNGQTAYTMAAGMATLCLAAGRKQKLRPGDVLGALTGDAGLPGSAVGKIDLYDFQTFVAVSADYAQQALARIEAKGIKGKPVKARLVD from the coding sequence ATGTCCCGTTCCGCCCCTACCTTCGCCAGCCTCAGCCTGCCGCCCGAGCTTCTGGCCAATCTCGACAGCCTGGGTTTCTCGGCGATGACGGCGATCCAGGCGCAGAGCCTGCCGTTGGTGCTGGCGGGGCAGGACGTGATTGCCCAAGCCAAGACCGGCAGCGGCAAGACTGCCGCCTTTGGCCTTGGCATGCTGCTGCAGCTCAACCTCACGCTGTTCAAAGTGCAGGGCATGGTGCTGTGCCCGACGCGTGAGCTGGCGGATCAGGTGGCGAAGGAGCTGCGCCGGCTGGGGCGCCACCTGCCCAACCTCAAGATACTGACCTTATGCGGCGGCACGCCGCTCGGGCCCCAGGCTGGCTCGCTGGAGCATGGTGCACATCTGGTCGTCGGCACGCCCGGTCGCATCCAGGATCACCTGCACAAGGGCACGCTCGATCTGGCCCGGCTCCGGATGCTCGTGCTCGACGAGGCCGATCGCATGCTGGACATGGGCTTCGCTGGCGAAGTCGACGACGTGATCTCGTTCTGCCCGGCCCGTCGGCAGACATTGCTGTTCTCCGCGACCTATCCCGAGGAGATCCGCCAACTCTCGGCATCGGTACAGCGCGATGCCGCGGTGGTGACGGTGGAGGCGCTGCACGACGCCAAGCACATCGAGCAGCAGGTGTACGCAGTGAAGGACAATGGAGAAAAGCCTGCGCTGCTCAAGGCCATCCTCGCGCACTATCAGCCGGCCTCGACCGTGGTGTTCTGCAACACCAAGGTCGACTGCCAGCAACTGGCCGATGCACTGCGCGCCGATGGCTATGCCGCGCTGGCGCTGCATGGCGATCTGGAACAGCGTGACCGCGATCTGATGCTGGTGCGCTTTGCCAATGGCAGCAGCCCCATCCTGGTGGCGACCGACATGGCCGCGCGTGGGCTCGATATCAAGGATCTGGCCGCCGTGGTGAATTACGAGCTGCCCTACGATCCCGAGGTGTACGTGCACCGCATCGGCCGCACTGGTCGGGCCGGCAAGCACGGCTATGCGTTCAGCCTGGTGTCGCCGAGCCAGGCCAAACGGCAGAAGGGCATCGAAGCCTACCTCGACTACTCGCTGCCGCTGAGCGATGCCGGCCAGCTCAATGGGCAGACGGCGTACACCATGGCGGCAGGGATGGCGACGCTGTGCCTGGCCGCCGGGCGCAAGCAGAAGCTACGGCCCGGCGATGTACTGGGTGCCTTGACCGGCGACGCCGGCTTGCCGGGCTCGGCAGTCGGCAAGATCGATCTCTACGATTTCCAGACCTTCGTTGCCGTCTCGGCCGACTACGCGCAGCAGGCGCTGGCCCGGATCGAGGCCAAGGGCATCAAGGGCAAGCCGGTGAAGGCGCGCCTGGTCGATTGA
- a CDS encoding aspartate kinase, protein MALIVQKYGGTSVGSPERIKNVARRVAKFKAQGHDVVVVVSAMSGETNRLIALAKEIQANPDPRELDVVISTGEQVTIGLLAMALKEAGVDAKSYTGAQVKVLTDSFFTKARIQSIDDAAMRADLAAGRVVIVAGFQGVDAEGNITTLGRGGSDTSGVALAAALKADECQIYTDVDGVYTTDPRVVPEARKLKTITFEEMLEMASLGSKVLQIRSVEFAGKYNVKLRVLSSFQEEGEGTLITFEEDPNMEKPVVSGIAFNRDEARVNVTGVPDKPGIAYQILGPVADANIDVDMIIQNVGQDGTTDFSFTVPKNDLARTIKVLEGVQAHIGAKRIEGDDKICKVSIVGVGMRSHVGVASTMFRTLAEEGINIQMISTSEIKISVIVDEKYLELAVRVLHKAFGLDQA, encoded by the coding sequence ATGGCATTGATCGTCCAGAAGTACGGCGGCACCTCGGTCGGATCGCCCGAGCGCATCAAGAACGTGGCGCGTCGCGTGGCCAAGTTCAAGGCGCAGGGCCACGACGTGGTGGTCGTGGTCTCCGCGATGAGCGGCGAGACCAACCGTCTGATCGCGCTCGCCAAGGAAATCCAGGCGAATCCGGATCCGCGCGAGCTCGACGTGGTGATTTCCACCGGTGAGCAGGTCACCATCGGCCTTTTGGCCATGGCCCTCAAGGAGGCCGGCGTCGACGCCAAGTCCTACACCGGTGCGCAGGTCAAGGTCCTGACCGATTCCTTCTTCACCAAGGCCCGTATCCAGTCGATCGATGACGCTGCGATGCGCGCCGATCTCGCCGCCGGCCGCGTCGTCATCGTCGCCGGCTTCCAGGGCGTGGATGCCGAAGGCAACATCACCACGCTGGGCCGTGGTGGTTCGGACACATCGGGCGTGGCGCTTGCCGCTGCGCTCAAGGCCGACGAATGCCAGATCTACACCGACGTCGACGGCGTCTATACCACCGATCCGCGCGTGGTGCCGGAGGCGCGCAAGCTCAAGACCATCACCTTCGAGGAAATGCTGGAAATGGCTAGCCTCGGCTCCAAGGTGCTGCAGATCCGCTCGGTGGAATTCGCCGGCAAGTACAACGTGAAATTGCGCGTGCTCTCCAGCTTCCAGGAAGAAGGCGAGGGCACGCTGATTACCTTCGAGGAAGACCCGAACATGGAAAAGCCCGTCGTCTCCGGTATCGCATTCAACCGTGATGAGGCCCGCGTCAACGTCACCGGCGTGCCCGACAAGCCCGGCATTGCCTACCAGATCCTCGGCCCGGTGGCCGATGCCAACATCGACGTCGACATGATCATTCAGAACGTCGGTCAGGACGGCACCACCGATTTCAGCTTCACCGTGCCGAAGAACGACCTTGCCCGCACCATCAAGGTGCTGGAAGGCGTGCAGGCGCATATCGGCGCCAAGCGCATCGAAGGCGACGACAAGATCTGCAAGGTGTCCATCGTCGGCGTCGGCATGCGCTCGCATGTGGGTGTGGCCTCGACCATGTTCCGCACGCTGGCCGAGGAAGGCATCAATATCCAGATGATCTCCACCTCGGAAATCAAGATCTCGGTTATCGTCGACGAGAAGTACCTTGAGCTCGCGGTGCGCGTGCTGCACAAGGCGTTTGGCCTCGATCAGGCCTGA
- the alr gene encoding alanine racemase, translating into MSRPIRALIHADALRHNYGVAKALAPQSRVFAVVKADAYGHGLLRAAAAFGDVDGYAILEIDGARRLREAGYNQPILLLEGAFSVAELQLASELGLWLAVHDDASLARLEGIVLPRPVGVFVKLNTGMNRLGFPAEAAAAVVERLRGNANVASITLMTHFATADEPARGIAAQLSRFDAATAMLSLPTTVANSAALVDYPAARRDWVRPGIMLYGSSPFAHKSAAELGLVPAMTLQSAIIGVQRLLAGDTVGYGATFTADRAMTIGIVACGYADGYPRHAGTGTPVLVNGVRTRLVGRVSMDMLAVDLSDLPGAGVDSAVELWGRQLSIDDVATAAGTIGYELMCAIAPRVPVLAV; encoded by the coding sequence ATGAGCCGGCCGATACGCGCCTTGATCCATGCCGACGCGCTGCGTCACAACTACGGCGTGGCCAAGGCGCTGGCACCGCAGAGCCGGGTGTTCGCGGTGGTCAAGGCCGATGCATATGGCCATGGCCTGCTCAGGGCCGCCGCCGCCTTCGGCGACGTCGACGGCTATGCCATCCTGGAGATCGACGGCGCGCGCCGGTTGCGCGAGGCTGGTTACAACCAGCCCATCCTGCTGCTGGAAGGGGCATTCAGCGTCGCTGAGCTGCAGCTTGCCAGCGAGCTCGGGCTGTGGCTGGCGGTGCACGATGACGCCAGTCTGGCCCGGCTGGAAGGCATTGTCCTACCGCGCCCGGTTGGCGTGTTCGTCAAGCTCAACACCGGCATGAACCGGCTCGGCTTCCCGGCGGAAGCGGCTGCGGCAGTGGTCGAGCGGCTGCGTGGCAACGCGAATGTTGCCTCGATCACGCTGATGACCCATTTCGCCACCGCCGACGAGCCGGCCCGCGGCATCGCCGCGCAGCTGTCGCGCTTCGATGCTGCGACGGCAATGCTCAGTTTGCCGACGACGGTGGCCAATTCGGCGGCGCTGGTCGACTACCCGGCTGCCCGGCGCGACTGGGTCCGGCCGGGCATCATGCTTTATGGTTCGTCGCCGTTTGCCCACAAGTCGGCTGCGGAGCTTGGCCTCGTGCCGGCGATGACGTTGCAGTCCGCCATCATTGGCGTGCAGCGGCTACTGGCTGGCGATACCGTCGGCTATGGCGCCACCTTCACTGCCGATCGGGCGATGACCATCGGCATCGTTGCCTGCGGCTATGCCGACGGCTATCCGCGGCACGCCGGCACCGGTACGCCGGTGCTGGTGAATGGCGTGCGCACCCGGCTGGTTGGCCGGGTCTCGATGGACATGCTGGCGGTCGACCTCTCCGATCTGCCCGGCGCCGGGGTCGACAGCGCGGTGGAACTTTGGGGCCGGCAACTGTCCATCGACGACGTGGCCACCGCTGCCGGTACGATCGGTTACGAATTGATGTGCGCAATCGCACCCAGAGTGCCGGTTCTGGCGGTGTAA